In one Alosa alosa isolate M-15738 ecotype Scorff River chromosome 14, AALO_Geno_1.1, whole genome shotgun sequence genomic region, the following are encoded:
- the LOC125306805 gene encoding uncharacterized protein LOC125306805 isoform X1: protein MAHLLVLVLFGLVVSQIKASGFLGGSLSFSLGTEKPDGSFEVDFYYREYKQTCDDQLSWQCQSGDCGTLIKSEVLILEANSSAVASCQSEGHMTSNVPTNSPFILRDSGCCWDSNVNGARDWSLTTLVDVGTRTDTNRPNRSPVSATVPRLRIPQNCPLNIELLVHDPDDDEVRCKFSAEAGGNSSCSSCHSHPSINLNQERCVLNGNGSLSVGTHVFEMILEDYPKEDITITYTDGTSSVKHHLNKTAMLNPSPISQIPLQFTVEVLSPTEGCLTGKTRPQFLTPTPWHEDINMAAVGHGFQLELRAQSTETRIIDFQISGPQNMSKSLTSESNGIAVATLEWTPQQSDLHRSVPVCFTADTATSQSEMRCVVVMVGQSLPLTGNGEVSCKENIMTITVNKTSIPGINDTWLHMIDPSCSLTSNDTHVMGTISINTCGTQMEEEGDYIIFKNVITSFDEPGKIITRRGHVTIGFSCQYPKVMNINSHYLNKKSDYVFTEASFGSFSYTFEVFTDASFTTAMAPASFPLEYELLDMIFMGIKSHSALPNTRMFVESCRATPTVNPRGPVYYDLISNGCSVDDTMVEFPHGPMNYNFEIQAFKFTGEFDEVFISCSVILCEAGNPNSRCAQGCVKDASRRRKRGTGLETASHFLTMGPFRVARDAQHRSGQQQASSKDGSSFYEQTNTTTFVLAALLMASLVLLVGVLLYRIADTEPSANRASCFKIFISLPYKPHNNNYRICPHAVIHILYII, encoded by the exons ATGGCACACCTGTTGGTATTGGTGCTGTTTGGGTTAGTTGTTTCCCAAATTAAAGCCAGTGGGTTCTTAGGGGGCTCTTTGAGTTTCTCTCTTGGAACGGAGAAGCCTGATGGATCCTTTGAG GTGGACTTTTATTACAGGGAGTACAAACAAACCTGTGACGATCAGCTCAGCTGGCAGTGCCAGAGTGGCGACTGTGGTACCCTGATTAAGTCAGAGGTTCTCATCCTTGAAGCCAACTCAAGTGCTGTGGCTTCGTGCCAGTCTGAGGGTCATATGACAAGTAATGTGCCTACGAATTCACCTTTCATTTTAAG GGATTCAGGATGCTGTTGGGATTCTAATGTAAATGGGGCACGTGACTGGTCACTGACCACACTGGTTGATGTGGGAACAcggacagacacaaacaggccAAACAGATCACCTGTCTCTGCAACAGTACCAAGGCTACG AATCCCCCAGAATTGCCCCCTAAACATTGAGCTGTTGGTCCATGACCCAGATGATGATGAGGTGCGATGCAAATTTTCTGCAGAGGCAGGGGGGAACTCATCATGCTCATCATGTCACTCTCATCCAAGTATCAACCTAAACCAG GAGCGTTGTGTTCTAAATGGCAATGGCTCGTTGTCTGTTGGAACACATGTGTTTGAGATGATCTTGGAGGATTACCCAAAAGAAGACATTACAATCACGTACACAGATGGGACATCTTCCGTCAAGCATCATCTCAACAAGACTGCAATGCTAAATCCATCACCGATAAGCCAGATCCCCTTGCAGTTTACAGTGGAGG TTCTTTCTCCCACGGAAGGCTGCTTAACTGGGAAGACAAGGCCACAGTTCCTGACTCCAACACCTTGGCATGAAGACATTAATATGGCAGCTGTTGGACATGGATTCCAGCTGGAACTCCGAGCACAATCCACAGAAACCAG AATCATAGACTTCCAGATCAGTGGGCCTCAGAATATGTCCAAATCACTGACCAGTGAGAGCAATGGGATTGCTGTGGCAACGCTGGAATGGACACCACAGCAGAGTGATCTCCATCGCTCTGTTCCAGTGTGTTTCACCGCAGACACAGCGACAAG ccaatcagagaTGAGATGTGTTGTGGTGATGGTAGGACAGTCGTTGCCACTGACAG GTAATGGGGAGGTTTCTTGCAAGGAGAACATCATGACCATTACTGTGAATAAAACATCCATACCGGGCATAAATGATACATGGCTTCATATGATCGACCCTTCTTGCTCGCTCACCTCCAATGACACACATGTCATGGGCACAATATCAATTAACACTTGTGGGACACAGATGGAG gAAGAAGGTGATTACattattttcaaaaatgtcatcACCTCATTTGATGAACCTGGCAAAATCATTACTAGGAGGGGCCATGTCACAATTGGGTTCTCATGTCAGTACCCTAAGGTTATGAATATCAATAGCCACTATCTGAACAAAAAATCAGACTACGTTTTCACTGAGGCCAGCTTTGGAAGCTTCAGCTACACATTTGAAGTGTTTACGGACGCCAGCTTCACCACTGCAATGGCCCCTGCATCATTCCCCTTAGAGTACGAACTGCTGGACATGATCTTTATGGGCATCAAATCTCACTCCGCACTTCCAAACACAAGGATGTTTGTGGAGTCCTGCAGAGCCACACCTACAGTTAACCCAAGGGGCCCTGTCTACTATGACTTAATCAGTAATGG GTGCTCTGTTGATGATACCATGGTTGAATTTCCACACGGTCCAATGAATTATAACTTTGAGATCCAAGCATTTAAGTTCACAGGAGAGTTTGATGAG GTGTTTATTAGCTGCTCAGTGATCCTGTGTGAGGCAGGCAACCCAAACTCCAGGTGTGCTCAGGGCTGCGTGAAAGATGCCTCTCGCAGGCGTAAGCGAGGGACCGGACTCGAGACAGCTAGCCATTTCCTCACTATGGGTCCATTTCGGGTGGCTAGAGATGCTCAACATCGGTCAG GTCAACAGCAAGCATCCAGCAAAGATGGCTCTAGTTTCTATGAGCAGACAAATACCACTACTTTTGTTCTTGCTGCTCTTCTCATGGCTTCACTTGTGCTGCTGGTGGGAGTCCTACTTTACCGAATCGCAGATACCGAACCCTCAGCCAACAGAGCCTCTTGTTTTAAGATCTTTATATCCTTGCCTTATAAGccacataataataattacaggATATGTCCACATGCTGTAATACACATTCTGTATATAATTTGA
- the LOC125306805 gene encoding uncharacterized protein LOC125306805 isoform X2 — translation MTRNVPTNSPFILRDSGCCWDSNVNGARDWSLTTLVDVGTRTDTNRPNRSPVSATVPRLRIPQNCPLNIELLVHDPDDDEVRCKFSAEAGGNSSCSSCHSHPSINLNQERCVLNGNGSLSVGTHVFEMILEDYPKEDITITYTDGTSSVKHHLNKTAMLNPSPISQIPLQFTVEVLSPTEGCLTGKTRPQFLTPTPWHEDINMAAVGHGFQLELRAQSTETRIIDFQISGPQNMSKSLTSESNGIAVATLEWTPQQSDLHRSVPVCFTADTATSQSEMRCVVVMVGQSLPLTGNGEVSCKENIMTITVNKTSIPGINDTWLHMIDPSCSLTSNDTHVMGTISINTCGTQMEEEGDYIIFKNVITSFDEPGKIITRRGHVTIGFSCQYPKVMNINSHYLNKKSDYVFTEASFGSFSYTFEVFTDASFTTAMAPASFPLEYELLDMIFMGIKSHSALPNTRMFVESCRATPTVNPRGPVYYDLISNGCSVDDTMVEFPHGPMNYNFEIQAFKFTGEFDEVFISCSVILCEAGNPNSRCAQGCVKDASRRRKRGTGLETASHFLTMGPFRVARDAQHRSGQQQASSKDGSSFYEQTNTTTFVLAALLMASLVLLVGVLLYRIADTEPSANRASCFKIFISLPYKPHNNNYRICPHAVIHILYII, via the exons GGATTCAGGATGCTGTTGGGATTCTAATGTAAATGGGGCACGTGACTGGTCACTGACCACACTGGTTGATGTGGGAACAcggacagacacaaacaggccAAACAGATCACCTGTCTCTGCAACAGTACCAAGGCTACG AATCCCCCAGAATTGCCCCCTAAACATTGAGCTGTTGGTCCATGACCCAGATGATGATGAGGTGCGATGCAAATTTTCTGCAGAGGCAGGGGGGAACTCATCATGCTCATCATGTCACTCTCATCCAAGTATCAACCTAAACCAG GAGCGTTGTGTTCTAAATGGCAATGGCTCGTTGTCTGTTGGAACACATGTGTTTGAGATGATCTTGGAGGATTACCCAAAAGAAGACATTACAATCACGTACACAGATGGGACATCTTCCGTCAAGCATCATCTCAACAAGACTGCAATGCTAAATCCATCACCGATAAGCCAGATCCCCTTGCAGTTTACAGTGGAGG TTCTTTCTCCCACGGAAGGCTGCTTAACTGGGAAGACAAGGCCACAGTTCCTGACTCCAACACCTTGGCATGAAGACATTAATATGGCAGCTGTTGGACATGGATTCCAGCTGGAACTCCGAGCACAATCCACAGAAACCAG AATCATAGACTTCCAGATCAGTGGGCCTCAGAATATGTCCAAATCACTGACCAGTGAGAGCAATGGGATTGCTGTGGCAACGCTGGAATGGACACCACAGCAGAGTGATCTCCATCGCTCTGTTCCAGTGTGTTTCACCGCAGACACAGCGACAAG ccaatcagagaTGAGATGTGTTGTGGTGATGGTAGGACAGTCGTTGCCACTGACAG GTAATGGGGAGGTTTCTTGCAAGGAGAACATCATGACCATTACTGTGAATAAAACATCCATACCGGGCATAAATGATACATGGCTTCATATGATCGACCCTTCTTGCTCGCTCACCTCCAATGACACACATGTCATGGGCACAATATCAATTAACACTTGTGGGACACAGATGGAG gAAGAAGGTGATTACattattttcaaaaatgtcatcACCTCATTTGATGAACCTGGCAAAATCATTACTAGGAGGGGCCATGTCACAATTGGGTTCTCATGTCAGTACCCTAAGGTTATGAATATCAATAGCCACTATCTGAACAAAAAATCAGACTACGTTTTCACTGAGGCCAGCTTTGGAAGCTTCAGCTACACATTTGAAGTGTTTACGGACGCCAGCTTCACCACTGCAATGGCCCCTGCATCATTCCCCTTAGAGTACGAACTGCTGGACATGATCTTTATGGGCATCAAATCTCACTCCGCACTTCCAAACACAAGGATGTTTGTGGAGTCCTGCAGAGCCACACCTACAGTTAACCCAAGGGGCCCTGTCTACTATGACTTAATCAGTAATGG GTGCTCTGTTGATGATACCATGGTTGAATTTCCACACGGTCCAATGAATTATAACTTTGAGATCCAAGCATTTAAGTTCACAGGAGAGTTTGATGAG GTGTTTATTAGCTGCTCAGTGATCCTGTGTGAGGCAGGCAACCCAAACTCCAGGTGTGCTCAGGGCTGCGTGAAAGATGCCTCTCGCAGGCGTAAGCGAGGGACCGGACTCGAGACAGCTAGCCATTTCCTCACTATGGGTCCATTTCGGGTGGCTAGAGATGCTCAACATCGGTCAG GTCAACAGCAAGCATCCAGCAAAGATGGCTCTAGTTTCTATGAGCAGACAAATACCACTACTTTTGTTCTTGCTGCTCTTCTCATGGCTTCACTTGTGCTGCTGGTGGGAGTCCTACTTTACCGAATCGCAGATACCGAACCCTCAGCCAACAGAGCCTCTTGTTTTAAGATCTTTATATCCTTGCCTTATAAGccacataataataattacaggATATGTCCACATGCTGTAATACACATTCTGTATATAATTTGA